A stretch of the Nicotiana tabacum cultivar K326 chromosome 6, ASM71507v2, whole genome shotgun sequence genome encodes the following:
- the LOC142182007 gene encoding uncharacterized protein LOC142182007 has translation MCQFSPTWFRRKYSQWSEYSIKGDAAFCMWCYLFKNELESRGNAGDAFTKDGFRDWNKGVERFKAQVGSVNIIHHKCFNKMLDLKNQRQSIQSCFDKKSEKLKSDYWMRLNASINVARFLLRSGFSFRGHDESEESEYKSLFPSIVNVLKDMKRECPYHLDRFTAGNLLSKIQEFRVGFMLHLMFKVLLLTNELNKALQKKDQDIVNAMGMLDLAKKRLQIMRETE, from the exons ATGTGTCAATTTAGTCCCACTTGGTTTAGGAGAAAATATTCTCAATGGTCGGAGTATAGCATAAAAGGAGATGCTGCATTTTGTATGTGGTGTTATTTGTTCAAGAATGAACTTGAAAGCCGTGGAAATGCAGGGGATGCATTTACAAAAGATGGTTTTAGGGATTGGAACAAGGGTGTGGAAAGATTTAAAGCACAAGTTGGTAGTGTAAATATTATCCATCATAAATGCTTTAATAAGATGCTAGATTTGAAAAATCAACGCCAATCGATTCAATCTTGTTTTGATaagaaaagtgaaaaattaaaaagtgaTTATTGGATGCGCTTAAATGCCTCAATTAATGTGGCAAGGTTTCTTTTAAGATCAGGATTTTCATTTCGTGGACATGATGAAAGTGAAGAATCTGAATATAAAAG TTTATTTCCTTCAATTGTTAATGTGCTTAAAGATATGAAGCGTGAGTGTCCATATCATCTCGATAGATTTACAGCGGGAAATCTTTTAAGCAAAATTCAAGAATTTAGAGTTGGTTTTATGTTGCACTTGATGTTTAAGGTATTACTATTAACAAATGAATTGAACAAAGCTTTACAAAAGAAAGATCAAGATATTGTTAATGCTATGGGAATGCTTGACCTTGCAAAGAAAAGATTACAAATAATGAGAGAAACTGAATAG